ATGGTTCCTTgtatttgttttcagaataattACAAAAGAACTGTTATAAATACATCTTTTTATAAGTAAGAACAAATACTTTTATAAGCACACCTTCATGCTGTTGGAAGtcattgtgatcactcactgtccaaTCATGGTCTTtccatccacacttttcttcagacAACATCTCCTCTGcaaccatttggtggaagttgattaAACATGGCTtggatgttccatggatggtcctctaccaaagttcttccatgcaaaactctggttgccatggtaatgagaaaaaaatcaaaaatcttctccaaaaccaAATGGCCAAGAGCATTGCCTATTGACCTCTATCAGATTTGCTTCCTGtggttcacttgttttacatagacttatataggaaaaactttaaaaatcgtcttgtttAAAGCCATAATGGCCAGAGCTTAAATACTTTCCATGTAGCATTGTGTGGTAGTGCTCTACCAATATGTTCAAGTCATGTCTCTGGGGTTGCAGTTGGTTCTTCACAGGGTTTAcgtagccttatataggaaatttttttgaaaaacctgTCTAAACCCATTTAGGCCAGAGCTTAGATACTTGTCCCAAGGCCCTAAACTTtgattgatatttggcatgtagttTTATGTGTAGGttcattcaaattatgccccagagGTGAAAAATTGCTCTGTCCACAGAGGTCACTTGCTTTTCATCGacatatatttgaaaaacttGGATAATGCAAGTATCAGTAGAGAATTTTATTGGATCCACTAGCACCACACTCTTCACCTAGTAGGGATCAATATTTCTGGTGGAATGGGAATACTCAGCCATTTCACTTGTCTGTTAAGTATCAGTTTATGTTGCATACTGTTACAAACCGTAGTGTAAAATGAACATTCACCTTACATTCATAAAGTTAAAAACCACCAAGTGAACTATAAGCAGCATGTACCCATTTgagtcaggtgagtgatacagagCCCGGCCATCATGGTCCTTCTATTCAATTCTATATTCTTCTTTTCACAGGTACTGAGGGCTCTAAAGTTGTTAAAACTGTCAACAAAAGGAGATGTAATTGCAGTATTTTGATCCAGATATCAAGATCACAGGACAATGGTGCAATCACAAATTATAGTGCAAAAACTCAGAATATTCTGTAACAGACAAGTGGTGCAAAACATCTGTACATCATAATCACTTTCATCATCAAGAACAGTGCATATTCAGACTTGCTCAAGAAATCACTGGTTAACTAAGGGATTACTGTAGATTGTAAACATAATTTTTGCATTACGTTTATTTCCCAGTTTGATAGACATTATACATATTTGGGatgataaaaatttgtaattCACGGTAGTTTTTGTGGATAGGTATTAGGTAATATCTGGATATAATGCAGCTTATTATTCATATGTGTTTTTATTCGCGTGTCACTCTGATGGTGAAATAAGCAAAAATGAAactaatatgagccgtgccatgagaaaaccaacatagtgggtgtgcgaccagcatggatccagaccagcctgcgcatccaattccaataggctttaaaagcgaacagcatggagcctgaccagactgcgcggatgcgcaggctggtctggatccatgctggtcgcaaacccactatgttggttttctcatggcatggctcatataaatTTTACCTAATATACAGTATTAGTTCGTGATTGCTGTAAAACATGAATGCAGATTTAGGGTCAGtacttgacctgcattttataTCTCGTGCATTTTGTTGAGCATGTCTGTTTAAGGTTCTCTAATTGTTGCGGATACGTTATAGTTGTTAAAGATGAGTGCCACTGTGTGAAAACCAGCATTAGGGCTTTGGCACCAAAAAGGGTCCAGATCAGTGCATTTCCATACTTTAATCTTATCACCTCATTCAAATGAGTGTCAAATGTGTCAGTGGTTTTTGTACTCATCGACCCGTCTTCTCTCTCTCTCAAAAAAAAGATCCCTGGCCATTTCGCTTACATTTTCAATGCTTGCATGGCTTAAAAACACCGGATAAGTCAAGCAATTTGCTTATACTCTTGCGACTTTGAGCGAGcagtattttattgtatttatatcaTAATGGATGACAAGAACAAACAACAAGGACTAAAGTTTTCAAGTTGtaatttcatttttctaaacataaaagttgcaagatttgttttaaaaagatgaTTCTATAATCAGATCTGATGTACATTTAAAgtcaatttttctttctttaaatattgGTTGGTATCTTTCACGTAGTGATGCTAAAATGTTCCATTCCACATCTGTCAAACCACAACAGGTTAGGAGCAGTTCTCGTAAATCTAGTGGAAACAAAAAATATAGTAGAAAAATTGTTTAGAAAATTTTGTAAGCCAGAATGTTATGTAATATTAAATGACAGATATCTTTATCTTAAAACATCACAAACCCTGTTGAAAAAGATAGTTATAACTTATTGAAAAAGAATTATTGAAAAGAgagttttcattttaataaaaaaatcttagtttttatcaaaaattatatgTCTTAGTGATTAGCAgccaacaaaaaaatataattaggtgtaacaataaaagatataaaatttcaACATGTGCATGTGACCTGTTGTGGTTTTCATAGAACTGAGATTGGAAAATTGAAAGTTTAAAAGTCAAATCGGTGTAGGCGAAAATCTGTGCCACGTTCTTGTAAGATTTGTGAGTAATGCCGGCGCATGTGTTCAAGCTCCTCCTCTGATACTAGCTGACTCGAGATGCCACAAAAAGTCACATGCAGCATGGTTAGATCTGGGAAAGGaaataatatgatataatgaTTAAAACTATGGCATTGTTCATTTCCGTTGGTATGAAAATTCTTGGCTTTGGTCAAAGCGGCTAACTTGTAAGATATGGGAGGTcgtgaatttcaaattttgaagataCATGTTAAAGGAGTGGGAAGTTTACTTAATACTTGGGAGTTAATTTTGTggataaaatttatgaaaattaattttccaTGAAATATTTAGGATTTCATAGCATATATCACGGAAAAGTAAATATTACTAAAAAATAAGTTGAATTACTGTTACATGTACACTGAAGCATTGATAACTTGGAGAAGGATATTGAAATTTTTCTATGTAATTATATTGTTGAAAGCACTTGCAAAAATTTTACTTTGatgatctttattttttttctagaattagaGAAATACTAGATTTACTTGCATTTCaccttttcatgaaaatttgcatttaacCTCTTTAAAAAAGTTGAGAAAAAATTAATGGGCTTATTGTAAGAATGAATGAATGTTTGGCAGAGATGCATACTGCATAAGAAGTTTCAAACATTCCACGTGCATCAAAATCTATTTGTTATGCAGCCCCACTTCTTATCATATACTATATGAACAACATGTaatcatttcttttttcttgCAAAATTATTTGCATTTACACATATGTATAGGAAAAATTTGATGtaattattaaaattatgaaaataaattgtataatatCTCAATATTTTAGTTATTCCTACAGCATAAAAAATTGACAAATATCCATGCTTTATTGGGGACAAATTGTGTCTTTTCTTCATACCATGAAATCAGTTGATTTGTACTTACCAATAGTCTTCTCTCTCAGCATTTCACAGATGTCTTCTACTGTTTTTATGGATACCATTGCATTCACAGACAATTCTTTCAGCTTTTTACATTTGGATACCAGATGTAGTAAAGGTTGGTCAATGATTTCTTGTGTGTTATCCAGCTCAAATGATACAgactctgaaaaaaaatcatgtttaaataatatcagAAGAGCCTTAAAATGTTACCAGAATAGCAATAAAATGTTACCAGAGGGGCCTTAAAATGTTACCAGAATAGCAATAAAATGTAACCAGAGGAGCCTTAAAATGTTACCAGAATAGCAATAAAATGTTACCAGAGGGGCCTTAAAATGTTACCAGAATAGCAATAAAATGTCACCAGATAGGCCTTAAAATGTTACTAGAATAGCAATTAAATGTTACCAGAGGGCCTTAAAATGTTACCAGGATAGCAATTAAATGTTACCAGAGGGGccttaaaatgttattaaatgttaCCAAAGGTGCCTTAAAATGTTACCAGAATAGCAATTAAATGTTACCAGAGGGCCTTAAAATGTTACCAGGGCCTTAAAATGTTACCAGAGTAGCAATTAAATGTTACCAAAGGGCCTTAAAATGTTAACAGAATAGCAATTTTAAAATGTTCTCAGAAGAGCCTTGAAATGTTACCAGAATAGCAATTTTAAAATGTTCTCTGAAGAGCCTTGAAATTTTACCAGAAGGACCCTAAATTGTTATCGAAAGAGTTTACAGAACaagcttaaaatgtttatttcaactgttttcagAAGAAACTCAAAGTATTAAGAGAAGAGCGTTGAAATAGTATTAGAACAaccttaaaatgttttcaaagaacCTTGAAATGTTCTCAGAAGAACCTTAAAATGTAACAAGAAGAaccataaaatgttttcagaagaACCTTAAAATGTTATCTGAAGTCTTAAAATGTcaccaaatgaaacataaaatttgaaCTCGTTAATAAATCATTTGTTTCATCCGGTATACTGTCAGTGTGAtgcaaaactgaataaaatatccACCAGATGACGCCGTAAAATATATGAACATGTAGCAAAACAATGTAATTATTTGCTTACCTATCATGTTTGCGTATGTATTTGTGATGTGGTCTATGGTGTCCGAAAGTCTCCAGTCTAGGTCATCGTCGTATCCTGACCATATATGGATATCCTTCACTGGAGCTTCCTTCACAAGTATCGGCGCGATTGCCTCGTGCATGCCGACACTTTCAAACCAGAACGCGACACGGAGACACGGGCATGATTGAGCAAACTGCTTCCAAGCCAGGCCGGAAATTCGGTGAAAGTGAGGATCAAAGCGGAATACTTTGATGTTTAGGAAATGCAGTTTCCTCTGGAGAGACTTGGTAAAGATCTCCAAGATTTCATCCGAAAGACAGTTGTAATTCAGCGACAGATATTTCAGGTTCGTAAATTTTCCGATTACTTTGTGGAATTTCTGGACTTGGTGAACGGCCAGCCGTGAGTGAAAAAAGTCTTCCATTAGCATGTCTTGAATAGAGCTACCAGACTGGTGCGCGATAGCGTCCAACACACGACATCCACCGTATGCAGGCAATTGTGCAGACGACATGTCAAAACATAGCATGCGCTTTTGAGTTTTCAAAAACTTAGAGAAAATACTTATCAACTTTTCCCTAGGAGTGTCATATTTCCAGTAGCGTTCAAGTTCCAGTCTGCATAACTCGAATTCGTACAGCTGCGTTTCTGCTTCTCTGAGTGTTGCGAACAATTCGTCAATTGatttttgaaacagtttgcaCGTGTGGTAAGATGGATGACTACAGCTTATGACAAGGTATTTCAAAAACCGTCCGAAGTTTTCAGCAAATTTGCACGCACGCATCCCATAGATTTGAGCCTTGTAGCCTCCCATCTCAAATGTCCGAAATCTCCAAAGACATGGTGAATGGAATATCCTGCTCCAGTTTTCGCAGACAAGGGCCGCCTTTGCGCGCTCAGAGTCCGTCAAATACTTGAACACTTCGATTAGGACCACATCTGGTATATTGATCCACTTCGGTTGAATTGT
The genomic region above belongs to Mercenaria mercenaria strain notata chromosome 12, MADL_Memer_1, whole genome shotgun sequence and contains:
- the LOC123534255 gene encoding F-box only protein 39-like isoform X1 — translated: MKRMRTIQPKWINIPDVVLIEVFKYLTDSERAKAALVCENWSRIFHSPCLWRFRTFEMGGYKAQIYGMRACKFAENFGRFLKYLVISCSHPSYHTCKLFQKSIDELFATLREAETQLYEFELCRLELERYWKYDTPREKLISIFSKFLKTQKRMLCFDMSSAQLPAYGGCRVLDAIAHQSGSSIQDMLMEDFFHSRLAVHQVQKFHKVIGKFTNLKYLSLNYNCLSDEILEIFTKSLQRKLHFLNIKVFRFDPHFHRISGLAWKQFAQSCPCLRVAFWFESVGMHEAIAPILVKEAPVKDIHIWSGYDDDLDWRLSDTIDHITNTYANMIESVSFELDNTQEIIDQPLLHLVSKCKKLKELSVNAMVSIKTVEDICEMLREKTIDLRELLLTCCGLTDVEWNILASLRERYQPIFKERKIDFKCTSDLIIESSF
- the LOC123534255 gene encoding F-box only protein 39-like isoform X2; the protein is MKRMRTIQPKWINIPDVVLIEVFKYLTDSERAKAALVCENWSRIFHSPCLWRFRTFEMGGYKAQIYGMRACKFAENFGRFLKYLVISCSHPSYHTCKLFQKSIDELFATLREAETQLYEFELCRLELERYWKYDTPREKLISIFSKFLKTQKRMLCFDMSSAQLPAYGGCRVLDAIAHQSGSSIQDMLMEDFFHSRLAVHQVQKFHKVIGKFTNLKYLSLNYNCLSDEILEIFTKSLQRKLHFLNIKVFRFDPHFHRISGLAWKQFAQSCPCLRVAFWFESVGMHEAIAPILVKEAPVKDIHIWSGYDDDLDWRLSDTIDHITNTYANMIESVSFELDNTQEIIDQPLLHLVSKCKKLKELSVNAMVSIKTVEDICEMLREKTIDLTMLHVTFCGISSQLVSEEELEHMRRHYSQILQERGTDFRLHRFDF